A genomic region of Caulobacter sp. NIBR2454 contains the following coding sequences:
- a CDS encoding aldo/keto reductase codes for MRKRPLGRSGLSIAPLMFGGNVFGWTADEATSFALLDAFVDGGFDAIDTADVYSAWVPGHTGGESETIIGKWLKNRGRRDDVIIATKVAKWPKRPGLSAANIIAAAEESLQRLQTDVIDLYQSHEDDEKTPIDETLEAYDRLIMAGKVRAIGASNFTAPRLAESLKVSADKGLPRYETLQPGYNLYDRSEFESGLEVEVLENEIGVICYYGLASGFLTGKYRSEADLGKSPRGRGVKKYLNERGLRILAALDIVSAELGATQAQVALAWLMARPSITAPIASATSVEQLNDLMGAARLSLTDEQVLRLDTASAA; via the coding sequence ATGCGCAAACGTCCCCTCGGCCGGTCCGGTCTGTCCATCGCCCCGCTGATGTTCGGCGGCAACGTGTTCGGCTGGACCGCTGACGAGGCGACGTCGTTCGCCCTTCTCGACGCTTTCGTGGACGGGGGATTCGACGCCATCGACACAGCCGACGTCTATTCGGCCTGGGTCCCGGGCCACACCGGCGGGGAATCAGAGACCATCATCGGCAAGTGGCTGAAGAATCGGGGCCGCCGCGACGACGTGATCATCGCCACCAAGGTCGCCAAGTGGCCCAAACGCCCCGGCCTGTCCGCCGCCAACATCATCGCGGCGGCCGAGGAATCGCTCCAGCGTCTGCAGACCGACGTCATAGACCTCTATCAATCCCACGAGGACGACGAAAAGACGCCCATCGACGAGACGCTCGAAGCCTATGACCGCCTGATCATGGCGGGGAAGGTGAGGGCGATCGGGGCCTCCAACTTCACCGCGCCGCGCCTGGCCGAGTCGCTGAAGGTCTCCGCCGACAAGGGCCTGCCCCGCTACGAGACCCTGCAGCCTGGTTACAATCTCTATGACCGTTCGGAATTCGAGTCGGGCCTCGAGGTTGAGGTGCTGGAGAACGAGATCGGGGTGATCTGCTACTACGGGCTGGCCAGCGGCTTCCTCACCGGCAAGTACCGAAGCGAGGCCGACCTGGGCAAAAGCCCGCGCGGTCGCGGGGTGAAGAAGTATCTGAACGAGCGCGGCCTGCGAATCCTCGCCGCCCTGGACATCGTGTCGGCTGAACTCGGCGCGACCCAGGCCCAGGTGGCGCTTGCCTGGCTTATGGCCCGCCCGTCGATCACCGCGCCAATCGCCAGCGCCACCAGCG